The following is a genomic window from Opitutus sp. GAS368.
GCGGATCCAGCATGCGCCGGACATCGACGACGACACCCCTTACTTCCCCGGCATCCACGAACACGCCCGCCGGGCGGTGGGCGCCGCGCTGACCGCCGCGGACCGCGCCCTGACCGGGCAACCCGCCTTTGCGCTGATGCGCCCGCCCGGCCACCATTGCACGCGCGGCCAGGCCATGGGCTTCTGCTACCTCAACCAGATCGCGATTGCCGCCCTCCACGCCGCTGCCGCCGGCCGGCGCGTGGCCGTGTGGGACTTCGACGCCCACCACGGCAACGGCACGGAGGACATCCTGCGCGACCGGTCGAACGTGCTGTTCGCCTCGGTCCACCAGTATCCGGGCTACCCCGGCACCGGCACGACGTCCTTCGCCAACTGCCACAATTTCATCGTTGCGCCGCGCGCGCCGCGCACCGCGCACATGGCCGCGCTTGCCCGCTCGTGGGAAGTAGTGCTGGCGTTCCAACCCGACCTCGTGCTCGTGTCCGCGGGCTTCGACGCCTACGCGGGCGACCCGATCACCGAGATGACGCTCGAGCGCGACGACTTCGCCACCCTCGGCCGCTGGCTGCGCGAAAGCGGCCGGCCGGCCGCCGCCGTCCTCGAGGGCGGCTACAGTCCCGACTTGCCGCAACTCATCGATGCTTTTCTCACCACCTGGAACAACTGACCCCGTCCGCTTGAACACCATCCCGCATTACCAGCTCATCACCCGGCCCGAACAGCTGGCGCCGCTCTACGCCGCGCTCGATCGCTGCTCCGAAATCGCGCTCGATACCGAGGCCGACAACCTTTTCCGCTACAAGACGCGGGTCTGCCTGCTGCAGATCCACGTGGTTGGCGAGATCCACCTCGTCGACCTGCTGGCCGACCTGGACCTCGGCGCCCTCTGGCCCCGCCTCGCCGCCAAGCCGCTCATCATGCACGGCAGCGACTATGACCTGCGCCTGCTGTGGGAGCTCTGCCGCTTCCAACCGCACAGCCTGTTCGACACCATGTTCGCCGCCCAGCTGCTGGCCATCCCGCGCTTCGGCCTGGCCGCGCTCCTCGAGACGAACTTCGGCGTCCAGCTCGACAAGGACCACCAGAAGGCCAACTGGTCGCAGCGCCCGCTCGACCGCGACATGCTCGATTACGCCGCGATGGATGTGTTTCACCTGTTTGCGCTGCGCGACCGGTTGCGCGACGAACTCGTCAAGCTCGGCCGCCTCGAGTGGCTCGAGCAGCGCTGCCGCTGGCAGATGGAGGCCGGCCGCGAGGGCTTCGCCGCCCCCGACGAGAATGCGTGGCGCGTCAACGGCTCGGAGAAACTCCGCGGCCGCGGCCTCGGCGTGCTCAACGCCCTCTGGCACTGGCGCGAAAGCTGGGCGGAGAAGATCAATACCCCGCCGTTCAAGGTCGTCGGCAACGAGATGCTGGTCCGGATTGCCCGCGCCGCCGACGAGGGCGCGCCGCCGGAGGAAGTCATGCGCGTCAACCTCGGCCGCCGGCACGACCGGCTGTTCCCCTCGCTGGCCGAAGCCATCCGCCGCGGTTTCGCGATCGACCCGCACACGCTGCCACGCCGCGAGCGCCGCCGCGACTTCAGCCCGATGACGCCGGACGAACTCGCCCGGCAGGACCGCATCAAGGCCGACCGCGACCGCCTCGCGTCGGGCCTCAACCTCGACCCCACGCTCATCGCCACCCGCTCCCAGCTCGTGCTGATCGCCCGTGATCCCTCCTCCATCGACGCCGTGCTGCTGCCGTGGCAGGCAAAACTGCTCAAGGCCGAGCCTGCCTGGAAAAGCTGACCCATCCTCTGGAGGGTCCGCGTCTCTGCGGACCGCGGCTCGCAGGGACGCGAGCCCTCCAAATCCGAAAGCTCCTTTGACCGACTCCGCCAACATCGCCCGCCACCTGCCGCTGATGGCGGCACGCCAGCCGGACCATCCGGCGGTGAAGATCCCGCGCGGGCGGACGGCGGACGGCGGCATCGATTATCTCGCCCTCTCCTTCCGCGAACTCGACGCCGAGGTGGACGCGTGGACCGGAAACCTCACGGCCCGCGGCGTGCGGCGGGGTGACCGCGTGCTGGTCATGGTCCGCCAAGGGTTGCCGCTCATCGCCGCCGCCTTCGCCCTCTTCAAGCTCGGCGCCGTGCCGGTCATCATCGACCCGGGCATGGGCCGGAAAAACTTTCTCGCCTGCGTCGCCCGCTCCCGGCCCCGCGTGCTGTTGGGCATCCCACCGGCCCAGGTGATGAGCCACGTGTTCCGCTCGGCCTTCAGGTCAGTCGAGATCCGCGTGTGGGCCCGCGGTTCAGCCACGGCGCGGCTTACGTTTCCTGTAGGGTCGCCGCTTGCCGGCGGACCGGTCCGGCCACAAGGGCCGACCCTACAATGTTGCGAAGTCACTACCTCCGATCTCGCCGCCATCCTTTTCACCTCCGGCTCCACCGGTGCGCCCAAGGGCGTCTGCTACGAGCACGGCATGTTCGAGGCGCAGCTGCGGCTGGTGCGCGACACCTACGGCATCGGGCCGGGCGAAGTGGACCTGCCGATGCTGCCGATCTTCGCGCTCTTCAACCCCGCGCTGGGCATGACCACCATCGTGCCGGAGATCGACCCGAGCCGGCCGGCCACGGTGGATCCCGAAAAAATCGTCCGCGCCATCCAGCAGGAGAAAGTTACCAACACCTTCGGGTCGCCGACGCTCTGGCGGATCATCAGCCGGTATTGCCTGAAGAACAATCTGACCCTCCCGTCGGTGAAGCGCGTGCTCATGGCCGGCGCACCGGTGCCGCCCGATCTCTTCGCCGACCTGCAGAAAATCCTGCCCAACGGCACGGCACACAGCCCGTATGGCGCGACCGAGTCGCTCCCGATCGCCAGCATCAGCGCGCCGGAAGTCCTCGGCGAAACCGCCGCGGCGATCGCGGCCGGCAAAGGCACCTGTGTCGGCCGGCCGGTGCCGGAAGTCGGGATCAAGATCATCGTGCTCACCGATGCGCCCATCGGCGCGCTGGCGAATGCGACTGAGCTGCCGCCCGGCGAAATCGGCGAGATCATCGTCCGCGGCCCGGTCGTCACCCGCGAATACGACCAGCTGCCCGAAGCCACGGCTCTGGCCAAAATTCAGGACTCTCAACCCGGCGGCCCTGCCGCCGTCTGGCACCGGATGGGAGATGCCGGTTATCTCGACGCCTCGGGCCGCCTCTGGTTTTGCGGCCGCAAGGCCGAGCGGGTCGAAACCCGCTCGGGCCCGCTCTATCCCGCGCAGGTGGAGCCGATTTTCAACGCCCACCCCAACGTCGCGCGCAGCGCGCTCATCGCCACCGGCCATGACGGGCGCCGCCCGGCCATCGTGGTCGAGCCGGTGTCGCGCGCGGTGGTCGCCACCCCCTCGCTGCGGCGCAAACTGGTGCGCGAACTGCGCGAACTCGGCGCGGCCCATGAGCACACGGACAAAATCCGGCTCGCCTACCTGCACCCGCATTTCCCGGTCGATGTCCGCCACAACGCCAAAATCCACCGCCTCGCGCTCGCCCGCTGGGCCGCCGGCAATAACGGCTACGAGCTCGACAAGCGCGAGATCCCCCGGGATGTCCTGAAGCAATGAGCGATTCTGCCGATCGGTTTTTTAGCCACGAAAAGGCACGAAAAGTGCCTTCCGTGGCTTCGTCCATGTTTCGCGCGCCTTTAGGCGCCTTGCCGGTCGCATTGGCCG
Proteins encoded in this region:
- a CDS encoding histone deacetylase — translated: MIILHDPLCAEYGSSMRPEQPARVLRSAAHLQAVHPGWTWQKPAAADEPALLAAHTPALLKRIQHAPDIDDDTPYFPGIHEHARRAVGAALTAADRALTGQPAFALMRPPGHHCTRGQAMGFCYLNQIAIAALHAAAAGRRVAVWDFDAHHGNGTEDILRDRSNVLFASVHQYPGYPGTGTTSFANCHNFIVAPRAPRTAHMAALARSWEVVLAFQPDLVLVSAGFDAYAGDPITEMTLERDDFATLGRWLRESGRPAAAVLEGGYSPDLPQLIDAFLTTWNN
- a CDS encoding ribonuclease D; its protein translation is MNTIPHYQLITRPEQLAPLYAALDRCSEIALDTEADNLFRYKTRVCLLQIHVVGEIHLVDLLADLDLGALWPRLAAKPLIMHGSDYDLRLLWELCRFQPHSLFDTMFAAQLLAIPRFGLAALLETNFGVQLDKDHQKANWSQRPLDRDMLDYAAMDVFHLFALRDRLRDELVKLGRLEWLEQRCRWQMEAGREGFAAPDENAWRVNGSEKLRGRGLGVLNALWHWRESWAEKINTPPFKVVGNEMLVRIARAADEGAPPEEVMRVNLGRRHDRLFPSLAEAIRRGFAIDPHTLPRRERRRDFSPMTPDELARQDRIKADRDRLASGLNLDPTLIATRSQLVLIARDPSSIDAVLLPWQAKLLKAEPAWKS
- a CDS encoding fatty acid CoA ligase family protein; its protein translation is MTDSANIARHLPLMAARQPDHPAVKIPRGRTADGGIDYLALSFRELDAEVDAWTGNLTARGVRRGDRVLVMVRQGLPLIAAAFALFKLGAVPVIIDPGMGRKNFLACVARSRPRVLLGIPPAQVMSHVFRSAFRSVEIRVWARGSATARLTFPVGSPLAGGPVRPQGPTLQCCEVTTSDLAAILFTSGSTGAPKGVCYEHGMFEAQLRLVRDTYGIGPGEVDLPMLPIFALFNPALGMTTIVPEIDPSRPATVDPEKIVRAIQQEKVTNTFGSPTLWRIISRYCLKNNLTLPSVKRVLMAGAPVPPDLFADLQKILPNGTAHSPYGATESLPIASISAPEVLGETAAAIAAGKGTCVGRPVPEVGIKIIVLTDAPIGALANATELPPGEIGEIIVRGPVVTREYDQLPEATALAKIQDSQPGGPAAVWHRMGDAGYLDASGRLWFCGRKAERVETRSGPLYPAQVEPIFNAHPNVARSALIATGHDGRRPAIVVEPVSRAVVATPSLRRKLVRELRELGAAHEHTDKIRLAYLHPHFPVDVRHNAKIHRLALARWAAGNNGYELDKREIPRDVLKQ